A stretch of Rubinisphaera margarita DNA encodes these proteins:
- a CDS encoding Ig domain-containing protein → MQQREKILLISLIAVVVFWWARPVLLQSFLTPLEEQRGLLQSAQNRLEEKQAEQDLVLTATRQLAEFREQSLPADPYEAQRDYTAWLTDQIEAAKWAAQEVTPGKITRFENLGSAVQIRVEGVATAASLSRFLSAYESSGILHRLERTRIESQSIEPGNLLDVSFTTEAIALSEAKREELEADDSPVELTAFWSEFTQRSPFSLLPPQVVQTPTVQVPSQILVHPGERLQQKVAWAGFPADAVVSVRLEGQPDGMHYDEETRILDWQTSAETTLKPYPLSIVVSSDGEKSLDARQNVVVDVRYPNTPPTLSVTPSHVVYAGAEWQYQVSAKDDDQPQQMLSYSLQGSRPEGISIDSRTGLVRWTPPESSAGQLVTVEVAVSDNGNPSRQSQALLRIDVQRDLEPTTQLVGCLQVDGEWTAWFREKDSQDRYQLTKGDRLEVGRYQGRIAEIEVDRIVVEREDGKDVLRVGNLLTERTAVN, encoded by the coding sequence ATGCAACAACGCGAAAAAATTCTGTTGATCTCCCTAATTGCGGTCGTCGTGTTCTGGTGGGCCCGTCCGGTCCTGCTGCAGAGTTTTCTGACCCCTCTCGAAGAACAGCGGGGGCTGCTGCAATCCGCTCAGAATCGACTCGAAGAAAAACAGGCCGAGCAGGATCTCGTGTTGACCGCCACGCGTCAGCTGGCCGAGTTCCGTGAGCAGTCGCTGCCTGCGGATCCGTATGAGGCGCAGCGTGACTACACGGCATGGCTGACGGATCAGATTGAAGCTGCGAAGTGGGCGGCTCAGGAAGTCACGCCCGGCAAGATCACACGGTTCGAGAATCTCGGTTCGGCGGTGCAGATTCGCGTGGAGGGCGTGGCCACAGCCGCGAGCCTGTCGCGGTTCCTCTCGGCGTATGAATCATCGGGAATTCTCCATCGTCTCGAACGAACGCGAATTGAGAGTCAGTCGATCGAGCCTGGGAATCTGCTCGATGTCAGCTTCACGACGGAAGCCATCGCGCTCAGTGAAGCGAAGCGGGAAGAACTCGAAGCGGACGATTCGCCCGTGGAACTGACGGCCTTCTGGTCGGAATTCACGCAGCGGAGTCCGTTCTCGCTGCTGCCGCCTCAGGTCGTGCAGACGCCCACCGTTCAGGTCCCTTCACAGATTCTGGTTCACCCGGGCGAACGTCTGCAGCAGAAAGTCGCCTGGGCGGGTTTCCCGGCCGATGCCGTGGTGTCGGTTCGACTCGAAGGCCAGCCGGACGGAATGCATTATGACGAAGAAACCCGGATACTGGACTGGCAGACCTCGGCGGAAACAACGTTGAAGCCCTATCCGTTGAGCATCGTGGTTTCCTCCGATGGCGAGAAGTCGCTCGACGCCCGGCAGAATGTCGTGGTCGATGTCCGCTATCCGAATACCCCCCCGACGCTGTCGGTAACACCCTCTCATGTGGTGTACGCCGGTGCGGAGTGGCAATATCAGGTCTCCGCCAAAGACGACGATCAGCCCCAGCAGATGCTGAGCTATTCTCTGCAGGGATCCCGACCGGAAGGGATCAGCATCGATTCGCGTACCGGGCTGGTTCGCTGGACGCCGCCGGAGAGTTCCGCTGGACAACTCGTAACGGTCGAAGTGGCGGTGTCCGACAATGGCAATCCGAGCCGACAGTCGCAGGCATTGCTGCGGATCGACGTTCAGCGGGATCTCGAGCCGACCACACAACTCGTCGGCTGCCTTCAGGTCGATGGGGAATGGACGGCCTGGTTCCGCGAGAAAGATTCTCAGGACCGCTACCAGCTGACGAAAGGGGACCGCCTCGAAGTCGGCCGTTATCAGGGGCGAATTGCGGAGATTGAAGTCGACAGGATCGTCGTGGAACGTGAGGACGGAAAAGATGTTCTCCGCGTGGGAAATCTGCTCACTGAGCGGACGGCGGTGAATTAG
- a CDS encoding TrmH family RNA methyltransferase, with the protein MPRGRGSSARPLLSNHQKSWLWGTLCVEETLRAGQWPIYELLLATESDQPIHRQIVEHAERLEIPIDRQPARRLEQLCKARDHQGVLALMGPFPYTSLARFEQQLTPQSRIVVLDRLQDPFNFGAIVRSAAAFGMTGIVIGAENQVQVNSHVARSSVGLVNRIPIVRVESLGESLRTLQQAGCRFIAARQDGEFRLGELFAETDFAEHPLAMILGSEAHGVSAELDRLCNGSVRIDMAEGVESLNAAVTAGILMYSLSPLTNLRSES; encoded by the coding sequence ATGCCACGTGGTCGCGGATCCTCGGCCCGACCGTTGCTTTCGAATCACCAGAAAAGCTGGCTCTGGGGAACCCTCTGCGTGGAGGAAACTCTCCGAGCCGGGCAGTGGCCGATCTACGAACTGTTGCTGGCGACCGAGTCCGACCAGCCGATTCATCGTCAGATCGTTGAGCACGCGGAACGACTCGAAATCCCAATCGACCGCCAACCCGCCCGCCGGCTTGAACAACTGTGCAAAGCTCGCGACCACCAGGGAGTTCTGGCTCTGATGGGGCCGTTTCCGTACACGTCGCTTGCGCGGTTCGAACAGCAGTTGACTCCTCAGTCCCGCATTGTCGTGCTCGATCGCCTGCAGGACCCGTTCAACTTCGGAGCGATCGTACGCTCAGCCGCCGCGTTCGGAATGACCGGCATTGTGATCGGTGCCGAGAATCAGGTGCAGGTCAACAGCCACGTGGCCCGCAGTTCCGTGGGACTGGTCAACCGCATACCGATCGTCCGCGTCGAATCGCTGGGCGAATCCCTGCGGACGCTGCAACAGGCGGGCTGCCGGTTCATCGCCGCCCGTCAGGATGGAGAGTTCCGCCTGGGCGAACTGTTCGCCGAGACCGACTTCGCGGAGCATCCCCTCGCGATGATACTCGGCAGCGAAGCTCACGGCGTGTCGGCGGAACTCGACCGATTGTGCAATGGTTCGGTACGGATCGACATGGCGGAAGGCGTCGAGTCGCTTAACGCCGCTGTGACCGCCGGCATCCTGATGTATTCTCTTTCTCCTCTTACGAATCTGCGATCCGAGTCCTGA
- a CDS encoding SLC13 family permease, producing the protein MAESSPEDQSVGFRWGMILLSTALFLAVLFAPLGSELSIEGQRLAATIVLMALLWCTQAIPLAVTSMIPLVAFPFLGVQSANTVSQSYMNSTILLYFAGFTIAIGVEKWGLHRRLALAVLSVLGTGPKMVVLGFMLGTGLMSMWISNTAATLLMLPIALAVLGSLHVDEEDVARKRRLEHRFAVALLLGIAYSASIGGMCTLIGTPTNGVYAGYWAASGATPDEIARYSVSLGQWVIMFTPITVLMMIVVWLAVCLPIWRGVSFGEEAQRQIRSQYAGLGRMSSGEFRMLLVFLATATLWITRVSLEIGSLRLIGWEEGLTHLLSQVEPGLDYSGLLHDSTAGLLMMFVMFLIPVRDSETGRSEFLMNWQVVESRIPWGILLLFGGGFAIADACSATGLSAWLGQRLATQMEFLGTFGQIASVTSLVIFLTEFTSNTATISTLLPILDATARSLSLDPRLLMLPATIAASCAFMLPIATPPNAIVFSSNRLTVGDMMKVGLLLNLCGILIVSLLTLVWVMRIGQVT; encoded by the coding sequence ATGGCTGAATCGAGTCCGGAAGATCAGAGTGTGGGCTTTCGCTGGGGCATGATTCTGCTTTCCACCGCCCTGTTCCTCGCCGTGCTGTTCGCTCCGCTCGGATCGGAACTGAGCATCGAAGGCCAGCGACTGGCCGCCACGATTGTCCTCATGGCTCTACTCTGGTGCACTCAGGCCATCCCCCTGGCGGTAACCAGTATGATCCCGCTCGTGGCGTTTCCGTTTCTGGGGGTCCAGTCCGCCAATACGGTCAGCCAGTCGTACATGAACTCCACAATCCTGCTGTACTTCGCGGGATTCACAATCGCGATCGGTGTCGAGAAATGGGGACTGCACCGACGGCTCGCTCTGGCGGTCCTGTCCGTGCTGGGAACCGGCCCGAAGATGGTAGTGCTCGGTTTCATGCTCGGCACCGGACTGATGTCGATGTGGATCAGCAACACGGCGGCCACCCTGCTGATGCTTCCGATTGCTCTGGCGGTCCTCGGGTCGCTGCACGTCGATGAGGAAGATGTCGCCCGTAAGCGGCGCCTGGAGCATCGATTTGCCGTCGCCCTGTTGCTTGGCATCGCGTATTCGGCAAGCATAGGCGGCATGTGCACCCTCATCGGCACGCCGACCAACGGTGTGTACGCCGGCTACTGGGCCGCCAGCGGCGCGACTCCCGATGAGATTGCCCGTTACTCGGTCTCGCTTGGGCAGTGGGTCATCATGTTCACGCCGATCACGGTGCTGATGATGATCGTCGTCTGGCTGGCAGTCTGTCTTCCGATCTGGCGAGGAGTATCGTTCGGGGAGGAAGCCCAACGGCAGATTCGCAGTCAGTATGCTGGCCTCGGAAGAATGTCGTCCGGGGAGTTTCGCATGCTCCTGGTCTTCCTCGCCACGGCGACGCTGTGGATCACGAGAGTTTCACTGGAAATCGGCAGTCTGCGACTGATCGGCTGGGAAGAAGGGCTGACTCATCTGTTGTCCCAGGTGGAACCAGGTCTGGATTACTCGGGATTGCTGCACGACTCCACTGCGGGTCTGCTGATGATGTTTGTCATGTTCCTCATCCCGGTTCGCGATTCCGAGACCGGCCGGAGCGAGTTCCTGATGAACTGGCAGGTGGTGGAATCCCGGATTCCGTGGGGCATTCTACTGCTGTTTGGTGGTGGATTTGCGATCGCTGATGCGTGCTCAGCGACCGGATTGTCGGCCTGGTTGGGCCAGAGACTGGCGACGCAGATGGAATTTCTCGGCACGTTCGGTCAGATCGCCAGCGTCACGTCGCTTGTCATTTTCCTCACCGAATTCACGTCGAACACCGCGACGATTTCGACGCTGCTGCCCATTCTCGATGCGACCGCTCGTTCGCTGTCTCTTGATCCCCGTCTGCTCATGCTGCCGGCTACAATCGCGGCCAGCTGTGCTTTTATGCTGCCTATTGCGACCCCACCGAACGCCATTGTTTTCAGCTCCAACCGGCTCACCGTGGGAGACATGATGAAGGTCGGACTGCTGCTCAACCTGTGCGGAATCCTCATTGTCTCGCTGCTCACACTCGTCTGGGTCATGCGTATTGGACAAGTTACATAA
- a CDS encoding STAS domain-containing protein produces the protein MTSTTKLFAISEQNGVSVITPHGDALSHRDVDVQREATMVNELLQRENVQRLVVDLSEGNYFGSLLIGILNSFGQTVKKQGGMMVLAGASTDMQAIMKVMKLDTLWPHFPNRNDAVKIAKAWKG, from the coding sequence ATGACCAGCACGACAAAACTCTTCGCGATTTCGGAGCAGAACGGCGTTTCTGTGATCACGCCTCACGGGGATGCTCTCAGTCACCGCGACGTCGACGTCCAGAGGGAAGCAACGATGGTCAACGAATTGTTGCAGCGGGAGAACGTGCAGCGGCTCGTCGTTGATCTGAGCGAGGGGAACTACTTCGGAAGCCTGTTGATCGGCATCCTCAACAGCTTCGGGCAGACGGTCAAGAAGCAGGGGGGCATGATGGTTCTGGCCGGAGCGTCGACCGATATGCAGGCTATCATGAAGGTGATGAAGCTGGACACTCTTTGGCCCCATTTCCCCAATCGCAATGACGCGGTCAAAATTGCGAAGGCGTGGAAAGGGTAA
- a CDS encoding transglutaminase family protein — MIHRISHVFRLSIYTLLGLSSLTIGLAEGNLFPHLLTIPLIIVVYLLLQDRPLLKLESVATSVVGICALLMALWEFQLGRVNIEMRILSASHLLAYFTWIVLLLEKRHQQYWWLLALSMLNMAVSASLTTSGMFGLAVLLYLFLAIWTLALFTAFRGTTYLRDAEAKAQKAKASEPAAPAGVSPGPAPKAPLIPAVSQVRGGFHFDPSDNWLGYRLVAGVFYLVVASTVVGLGVFLITPRIWIGNWQLPSADEQALPMSFGSTVSGFTSEVQLGDIGEILSNPTPVLYVRFSDVNSGEELSNEQVMDRMKLDDLLFRGATLHSYENGRWRPTRTMVHDFVKTDYRRGREGLIKFNYELEPIGRETLFAVPPVDFGRILNDGVVEKRIERNFLTQEISAAPSADLGRLSTIKYEVVTFERETSYPSGYPEYEVIPDPYYIDVLRQISSSIESEYQEDGNVADQVVDLSQFNVDRRTRAAVAGFDRYYRSLLVYDEEQLSQLKVLARDLCETDGEDPLGPLQRAVRLNDYLKFSGEYGYTLDMTVTDPNRDPVEDFLLLRKQGHCEYFASALTLMLRAVGVPSRMATGFRTGRYDESDDRLVVEQRHAHAWTEAFIDGRWVVLDPTTGGSEVIDYSNQMAKYSFSWMRAQLMSFWQSRVLGVTLSEQQDKIYNPLRDTAKAAFNAMTSVRDQVTDSVVPGAQTRYSIYNRIIMTMATLFPVIVIAGVVAVLLFRQRLRNFLDWLFPQRRAMRSRHMIKFFRSFVDLAGRHGLHKEPQQTGMEFAHAFQRQFSSELRQASLMSLPVALTDAYYQARFKGTELTDEQTTYWESQIDQLQSSLKASPS, encoded by the coding sequence ATGATCCATCGTATTTCCCATGTCTTTCGGCTCAGCATCTATACACTGCTTGGTCTGTCGTCGTTGACGATTGGTCTGGCGGAGGGGAATCTGTTCCCGCATCTGCTGACGATTCCGCTGATCATCGTCGTTTATCTGCTGCTGCAGGATCGTCCGCTGCTCAAGCTCGAAAGTGTCGCCACGAGTGTCGTCGGCATTTGCGCTCTGCTGATGGCCCTCTGGGAATTTCAGCTCGGTCGCGTCAACATCGAGATGCGGATTCTCTCCGCCTCGCACCTGCTGGCCTACTTTACGTGGATCGTGCTGCTGCTCGAGAAGCGACACCAGCAGTACTGGTGGCTGCTTGCCCTGTCGATGCTCAACATGGCGGTTTCGGCCAGTCTCACGACGTCTGGAATGTTCGGGCTGGCTGTCCTGCTGTATCTCTTTCTGGCGATCTGGACACTGGCCCTGTTTACCGCTTTTCGCGGCACCACGTACTTAAGGGACGCCGAGGCGAAAGCTCAAAAGGCGAAGGCTTCCGAACCCGCCGCTCCAGCAGGAGTTTCGCCGGGGCCGGCTCCGAAGGCGCCGCTGATCCCGGCGGTCAGCCAGGTTCGTGGCGGGTTCCATTTCGATCCCTCTGACAACTGGCTCGGCTATCGACTGGTCGCCGGGGTGTTCTATCTGGTTGTTGCCTCGACGGTGGTCGGGCTGGGGGTCTTTCTGATCACGCCGCGCATCTGGATCGGGAACTGGCAGCTGCCTTCCGCCGATGAACAGGCGCTGCCGATGTCCTTCGGTTCGACGGTTTCGGGATTCACTTCGGAGGTACAGCTGGGAGATATCGGCGAGATTCTGTCGAATCCCACCCCGGTGCTTTATGTCCGATTCTCCGATGTGAACAGTGGCGAAGAACTCTCCAATGAACAAGTCATGGATCGGATGAAGCTCGACGATCTGCTGTTCCGGGGGGCCACTCTGCACAGCTACGAAAACGGCCGCTGGCGACCAACGCGAACGATGGTGCACGATTTCGTCAAAACCGATTATCGACGGGGACGAGAAGGTCTGATCAAATTCAACTACGAGCTGGAGCCGATCGGCCGCGAGACGCTGTTCGCTGTGCCCCCCGTCGATTTTGGCCGGATTCTCAATGACGGAGTCGTCGAGAAGCGCATTGAGCGGAACTTTCTCACGCAGGAAATCAGTGCGGCTCCTTCGGCCGATCTGGGACGGCTCAGCACGATCAAATACGAGGTCGTCACGTTCGAGCGGGAGACGTCTTATCCATCCGGCTATCCGGAATACGAGGTCATTCCCGATCCGTATTACATCGATGTGTTGCGGCAGATTTCCAGCAGTATCGAATCGGAATACCAGGAAGACGGGAATGTCGCCGATCAGGTCGTCGATCTGTCACAGTTCAACGTCGATCGTCGGACGCGGGCTGCCGTGGCGGGATTTGATCGCTACTATCGCAGCCTGCTCGTTTACGACGAAGAACAACTCAGCCAATTGAAAGTTCTGGCTCGTGATCTGTGTGAAACCGATGGGGAAGATCCGTTAGGCCCACTTCAGCGGGCCGTACGATTGAACGACTATCTCAAGTTCAGCGGCGAGTATGGTTACACGCTCGACATGACCGTTACCGATCCCAACAGAGATCCGGTCGAGGACTTCCTGCTGCTGCGGAAACAGGGACACTGCGAGTACTTCGCGTCTGCTTTGACACTGATGCTGCGAGCGGTTGGGGTTCCCTCGCGAATGGCGACCGGGTTTCGCACGGGACGATACGACGAGTCGGACGACCGGCTCGTTGTCGAGCAACGACATGCCCACGCCTGGACCGAAGCATTTATTGACGGCCGCTGGGTTGTCCTGGACCCTACAACGGGTGGATCCGAAGTCATCGACTACTCGAACCAGATGGCGAAGTACTCCTTCTCCTGGATGCGGGCCCAGTTGATGAGTTTCTGGCAGTCCCGAGTGCTGGGGGTGACGCTCTCCGAACAGCAGGACAAGATCTACAATCCGCTGCGAGACACGGCCAAAGCGGCCTTCAACGCGATGACCAGCGTGCGGGATCAGGTGACCGATTCGGTGGTTCCCGGGGCCCAAACCCGTTATTCGATCTACAACCGCATCATCATGACGATGGCGACTCTGTTCCCTGTGATCGTGATCGCCGGGGTGGTCGCCGTGCTTCTCTTCCGGCAGCGGCTGCGAAACTTTCTGGACTGGCTGTTCCCACAACGGCGAGCGATGCGAAGCCGCCATATGATCAAGTTCTTCCGGTCCTTTGTCGATCTGGCGGGACGACATGGACTGCATAAAGAACCGCAGCAGACCGGTATGGAATTCGCGCACGCGTTCCAGCGTCAGTTCTCCTCCGAACTCCGGCAGGCATCTTTGATGTCACTCCCGGTTGCCCTGACCGATGCCTACTATCAGGCGCGCTTCAAAGGGACGGAACTGACCGACGAGCAGACGACTTACTGGGAAAGTCAGATCGACCAGCTGCAAAGTTCGCTGAAGGCGTCGCCGTCCTGA
- a CDS encoding KpsF/GutQ family sugar-phosphate isomerase: MVASADQIIPYSHVEQLREAKRIIEHEATALRNIAIDLDARFCAVVDRIAQCQGSVVLTGIGKAGIIGQKIASTLSSTGTRSHFLHPAEAVHGDLGSVHEDDIVLVLSNSGETEEINRLLPLLQQRKICILSITAICHSTLGQASEITIPLGRLREAGLHGLPPSTSTTAMLAIGDALALVLARLRGFSTQEFARFHPAGSLGRKLTPVTRIMRTDASLRIAKEDQPVREVFSQSWNQARRTGAVMIVDEDGRLSGIFTDSDLARILANHQEHKLDRPIREVMTARPVTISRTAILGEAVELLAERKLSELPVVDDDHFPVGMIDITDLIALMPQSLELAINS, translated from the coding sequence ATGGTGGCATCAGCCGATCAGATCATTCCGTACTCGCATGTCGAGCAGCTACGAGAAGCGAAACGGATCATCGAACACGAGGCCACGGCCCTGCGGAACATCGCGATCGATCTCGATGCCCGCTTCTGTGCTGTCGTCGACCGAATCGCCCAGTGTCAGGGCAGCGTCGTTCTGACCGGCATCGGCAAAGCCGGTATCATTGGTCAGAAGATCGCTTCCACGCTGTCTTCGACAGGAACCCGGTCTCACTTCCTGCACCCAGCCGAGGCTGTCCACGGAGATCTCGGCTCGGTCCATGAAGACGACATCGTTCTGGTTCTGTCCAACAGTGGCGAGACCGAAGAAATCAATCGTCTGCTTCCGTTGCTGCAACAGCGGAAGATCTGCATTCTGTCGATCACCGCGATCTGCCACAGCACGCTGGGGCAGGCTTCGGAAATCACAATTCCACTCGGCCGCCTTCGCGAAGCGGGGCTGCATGGCCTGCCGCCGTCGACAAGTACAACCGCGATGCTCGCCATCGGCGATGCGCTGGCTCTCGTGCTCGCCCGGCTTCGTGGATTCAGCACGCAGGAGTTCGCCCGCTTCCATCCCGCTGGAAGCCTGGGCCGCAAGCTGACCCCGGTCACACGCATCATGCGAACCGATGCCTCTCTTCGCATTGCGAAAGAAGACCAGCCGGTTCGCGAAGTGTTCAGCCAGTCCTGGAATCAGGCTCGTCGGACCGGTGCGGTGATGATCGTCGATGAAGATGGTCGTCTGTCGGGAATCTTCACCGACTCCGATCTGGCCCGCATTCTGGCCAACCATCAGGAACACAAACTCGATCGTCCCATCCGCGAAGTGATGACCGCCCGTCCGGTCACGATTTCCCGCACGGCGATTCTGGGTGAAGCCGTCGAGTTGCTGGCCGAACGCAAACTGAGCGAACTGCCGGTGGTCGACGACGACCACTTCCCGGTCGGGATGATCGACATCACCGATCTGATCGCCCTGATGCCGCAGTCACTCGAACTGGCGATCAACTCCTGA